A single region of the bacterium genome encodes:
- a CDS encoding winged helix-turn-helix transcriptional regulator: protein MRRRRSKREQILVWSGVVAQLVRTRANRILKDAGLPYPQFVLLRHFCHDPEREWTVTQLAAAFETRQPGITKNTKRLLDLGLLTARIDPDDSRRRWLRVTKKGLRRRDALIKMLEPDQDQFFRGWKANEIDELHGGLERLKTYLDENRDAIVFPGSSPTR, encoded by the coding sequence ATGCGGCGGCGTCGCTCGAAGAGGGAGCAGATCCTGGTCTGGTCGGGTGTCGTGGCGCAGCTCGTGCGGACCCGGGCCAACCGCATCCTGAAAGACGCTGGCCTGCCTTATCCGCAATTCGTCCTCTTGCGCCACTTCTGTCACGACCCGGAGCGCGAGTGGACGGTGACGCAGCTGGCCGCTGCATTCGAAACCCGACAACCGGGAATCACCAAGAACACGAAGCGCTTGCTGGATCTCGGATTGCTCACAGCGAGGATTGATCCCGATGACTCGCGAAGGCGCTGGCTACGCGTCACGAAGAAGGGTTTGCGGCGACGCGATGCGCTCATCAAGATGCTCGAGCCGGATCAAGATCAGTTTTTCAGAGGCTGGAAGGCGAATGAGATCGACGAACTACACGGCGGGCTGGAACGATTGAAGACCTACCTCGACGAGAACCGCGACGCGATCGTCTTCCCGGGGTCGTCGCCGACTCGCTGA
- a CDS encoding acyl-CoA hydratase: MTPRLAELFELGRLDADALDVRIEGRDPTLPTAFDIGEAAAAALGAVGAAAAEFHALRGGERQSVRVDVRGAAASLLSFALQSVAGAPTPRPAGSFATVAQYPTRDGRWIHLHGGFPRLREGALKLLGCADDAEAIGRAVASWDALALEDALADAGLCGAVARTADEWSAHPQGQWLASRPVVEVLRIADAPPERPPLGSRPLAGLRVLDLTRVLAGPTCARTLAAHGAEVLKISGPDLPFVAPFVLDTGHGKRSAHLDLNDVRGREGLAALVAGADVFSQGFRAGSIERRGFGESDLARLRPGIVAVSINCYGNGGPWQTRPGWEQLAQTASGIAVEQGSAECPALLPAAATDYTTGYLAAFGTLIALARRAEEGGSWAVRASLCQTGRWLQSGPRVDPSGASGLDPDSLAAEFVERDTPQGRLRHLGPIVRLSKTPARWEQTSVPLGSHPPNWREDG, encoded by the coding sequence GTGACCCCTCGACTCGCAGAACTGTTCGAACTCGGCCGCCTGGATGCCGACGCGCTCGATGTACGCATCGAGGGCCGTGATCCGACCCTGCCGACGGCTTTCGATATCGGCGAAGCCGCAGCGGCTGCTCTTGGAGCTGTAGGCGCGGCCGCCGCCGAGTTTCACGCACTGCGCGGCGGCGAGCGCCAGTCCGTCCGAGTCGATGTGCGAGGCGCCGCGGCTTCGTTGTTGAGCTTTGCCCTCCAGAGCGTCGCCGGGGCTCCTACACCACGACCCGCGGGAAGTTTCGCCACCGTCGCCCAGTACCCCACGCGCGACGGGCGCTGGATTCACTTGCACGGCGGCTTTCCGAGATTGCGAGAAGGCGCGCTGAAATTGCTCGGCTGTGCAGACGACGCGGAAGCGATCGGCCGTGCAGTCGCGAGTTGGGATGCGCTCGCTCTCGAAGATGCACTCGCAGACGCCGGACTGTGCGGTGCCGTGGCGCGCACTGCCGACGAATGGTCTGCGCATCCCCAGGGCCAGTGGCTGGCTTCTCGGCCCGTAGTCGAGGTTCTTCGCATCGCTGACGCACCCCCTGAACGACCGCCGCTCGGTTCGCGGCCGCTCGCCGGATTGCGCGTGCTCGATCTGACCCGGGTTCTCGCGGGCCCGACTTGCGCGCGAACCCTGGCCGCGCACGGTGCCGAGGTCCTCAAGATCAGCGGCCCCGACCTGCCGTTCGTTGCACCGTTCGTGCTCGATACGGGCCACGGCAAGCGCTCTGCACATCTCGACCTGAACGATGTGCGTGGTCGTGAAGGACTCGCTGCGCTCGTCGCGGGCGCCGACGTGTTCTCCCAGGGATTCCGAGCGGGTTCGATCGAGCGGCGCGGTTTTGGAGAGTCGGATCTCGCACGACTGCGTCCGGGAATCGTGGCCGTTTCGATCAACTGTTACGGCAATGGGGGTCCCTGGCAGACGCGACCCGGATGGGAGCAACTAGCGCAGACCGCAAGCGGTATCGCGGTGGAGCAAGGATCGGCGGAATGCCCCGCACTGCTACCCGCAGCGGCCACTGACTATACGACCGGCTATCTGGCCGCGTTCGGCACCCTGATCGCTCTCGCCCGCCGCGCCGAAGAAGGCGGTAGCTGGGCGGTGCGCGCGTCTCTGTGTCAGACCGGCCGCTGGCTCCAGTCCGGACCGCGTGTCGATCCGTCGGGCGCGTCGGGTCTCGACCCAGACTCTCTGGCTGCGGAGTTCGTCGAGCGGGACACTCCCCAGGGTCGTCTGCGACATCTCGGACCGATCGTGCGTCTGTCGAAGACACCCGCCCGCTGGGAGCAGACCTCGGTGCCCCTCGGCAGCCATCCCCCGAATTGGCGAGAGGACGGATAG